The following are from one region of the Paenibacillus sp. KS-LC4 genome:
- the glgB gene encoding 1,4-alpha-glucan branching protein GlgB, with the protein MEISTLSEEEIFLFHEGTWAHSYRKMGAHQAIEHGIEGTRFNVWAPEAREVRLATDFNGWHGGNEPLTRLNRSGIWTGFFPNMPKGALYKYEIVTQNGERLLKADPYAVYAEVRPQTASRVWSLGGYAWQDEAWMRGKKTPYARPMNIYEVHLGSWRRHKDDTLLSYSELADQLVDYVADMGYTHLELLPLTEHPYDKSWGYQPTGYYAATSRYGEPQQLMKLVDQCHQRGIGVILDWVPGHFAKDAHGLRRFDGSALFENEDPLIAEKPGWGTLAFDYGKPEVCSFLISNALFWFDLFHIDGLRVDAVTSILYHDFDKKPGQWRPNAFGGKEHLEGIAFLRQLNKTVFQYYPHALMMAEESHAYPGVTKAVDEGGLGFNYKWNMGWMNDTLSYAKQHFFERKNHHNLLTFPIWYAWQDNHALPLSHDEVVHGKKSLLNKMPGSYEQKFAGLRLFYGYMMTHPGKKLLFMGGEFAQFIEWKDDAELDWLLLDYEPHWRMQAYTRRLNQLYAQEKALWKLDHDYKGFEWIEHEDHLQSVLSYRRLASHKGEALIMLCNFTDYAHPVYRIGVPSAGEYEIVLNSDEPAYGGSGYQAELLREGGSIASQRINWHDKKNSVELPLPPLSILILRRVKVKRSR; encoded by the coding sequence ATGGAAATCTCCACATTGTCCGAAGAAGAAATTTTTCTGTTTCATGAAGGAACATGGGCTCATAGCTACCGCAAAATGGGCGCTCATCAAGCAATCGAGCATGGAATCGAAGGCACTCGCTTTAACGTCTGGGCACCGGAAGCGCGGGAGGTTCGTCTGGCGACGGATTTTAACGGGTGGCACGGCGGCAATGAGCCGCTAACCCGGCTTAACAGGTCCGGCATCTGGACGGGCTTCTTCCCGAATATGCCGAAGGGCGCTTTGTATAAATATGAAATTGTTACCCAAAATGGTGAGAGGCTGCTCAAAGCCGATCCTTATGCGGTATATGCCGAGGTAAGGCCGCAAACGGCATCCCGCGTCTGGTCGCTCGGCGGCTATGCATGGCAGGATGAGGCGTGGATGCGCGGAAAAAAAACACCGTATGCCCGTCCAATGAACATTTACGAGGTGCATCTTGGCAGCTGGCGCAGGCATAAGGATGATACGCTGCTTTCCTATAGCGAGCTGGCTGATCAATTGGTCGATTATGTAGCGGACATGGGCTACACCCATCTGGAGCTGCTGCCGTTAACCGAGCATCCATACGATAAATCATGGGGCTACCAGCCAACTGGCTATTATGCCGCAACTAGTCGCTACGGTGAACCACAGCAATTAATGAAGCTGGTAGATCAGTGCCATCAAAGGGGAATTGGTGTCATTCTCGACTGGGTGCCAGGGCATTTTGCCAAGGATGCGCATGGCTTACGCCGCTTTGACGGCTCGGCTTTGTTTGAAAATGAGGACCCGCTCATTGCCGAGAAGCCCGGCTGGGGAACGCTCGCCTTTGATTACGGAAAGCCGGAGGTTTGCAGTTTTTTAATTTCAAATGCATTGTTTTGGTTCGACCTGTTTCATATTGATGGCTTGCGCGTGGATGCGGTTACCAGCATTTTGTATCATGATTTTGATAAAAAGCCAGGCCAGTGGCGTCCGAATGCATTCGGCGGCAAGGAGCATCTGGAAGGCATCGCTTTTTTGCGCCAGCTGAATAAGACCGTTTTTCAATATTACCCGCATGCCCTTATGATGGCCGAGGAATCGCATGCTTATCCCGGCGTTACGAAGGCGGTTGATGAAGGCGGGCTTGGTTTTAACTATAAGTGGAACATGGGCTGGATGAATGACACGCTAAGCTATGCGAAGCAGCATTTCTTCGAACGGAAAAATCACCATAATTTGCTGACCTTTCCGATCTGGTATGCATGGCAGGACAATCATGCGTTGCCGCTGTCTCATGATGAGGTCGTGCATGGGAAAAAATCGCTGCTGAACAAAATGCCCGGCAGCTACGAGCAAAAATTCGCCGGACTACGGCTGTTCTACGGTTATATGATGACTCATCCGGGCAAAAAGCTGCTGTTCATGGGCGGCGAATTTGCCCAGTTCATCGAGTGGAAGGACGATGCGGAGCTTGACTGGCTGCTGCTGGATTATGAGCCTCATTGGCGGATGCAGGCTTATACTCGCAGGCTGAATCAGCTGTATGCTCAGGAGAAAGCGCTATGGAAGCTGGACCATGATTACAAGGGCTTCGAATGGATTGAGCACGAGGATCACCTGCAAAGCGTCCTTTCTTATCGCAGATTAGCAAGCCACAAGGGTGAAGCGCTTATCATGCTGTGCAATTTTACCGATTACGCCCATCCCGTTTATCGTATTGGCGTACCAAGCGCAGGCGAATATGAGATCGTGCTGAACAGTGACGAGCCTGCATATGGCGGGTCGGGCTATCAAGCGGAGCTGCTGCGGGAGGGTGGATCTATTGCATCCCAGCGTATCAACTGGCATGATAAGAAAAACAGCGTAGAGTTGCCGCTGCCGCCGTTATCTATCCTCATTTTGCGGCGGGTAAAGGTGAAGCGTTCCCGTTAG
- a CDS encoding alpha-glycosidase: MLREAIHHTPSHKWAYAYDLSTYHIRLRTRKNDVEDVVMVAGDKYDWNGNLQEIVMEKIASDQLFDYWEGVIIPKYKRFSYGFRLHAGTETMWKIETGFYAQQPTPPGGYFEVPYIHEIDLFDAPDWAKNAVFYQIMVDRFNNGNKENDHDYVRPWGETPDIHSHFGGDMQGILDKLDYISDLGVNAIYLTPLFTSPSNHKYDTVDYHTIDPQFGDLELLKKLVNACHKRSIRVVLDAVFNHVSEQFPHFQDVLQHGEKSKYKDWFHLNHFPVAVQDGKANYDTFGFYGNMPKLNTANPEVKKYLLDVAVHWIREADIDGWRLDVADEIDHHFWREFRGAVKAVKHDTYIIGEVWGDALRWLQGDQFDSSMNYPFTNSVLDFFSSSGRHAADFAEEVNRLLIRYPQQTNEALLNLLSSHDIPRSLTRMGGDKRRAKLAAVFMMTSMGVPCIFYGDEVGLQGGSDPDCRKCMEWDEAKQDRDLHDFYRIIISLRKKHEALRCGRFRFLQASSDNGTFVYERMNNKQHFTIWMNNTEEDVFLAHPMLAGGWRDALTEEEVATFENQLRIELEPMGYRILYRDI, encoded by the coding sequence ATGCTAAGAGAAGCCATTCACCATACCCCAAGCCACAAGTGGGCCTACGCCTATGATCTAAGCACATATCACATTCGGCTGCGCACGCGAAAAAATGATGTGGAGGACGTCGTCATGGTCGCCGGAGACAAATACGACTGGAACGGCAACCTTCAAGAAATTGTTATGGAAAAAATCGCCTCCGATCAGCTGTTTGATTATTGGGAGGGCGTTATCATTCCGAAATACAAACGCTTCTCCTACGGCTTCCGCCTGCATGCTGGCACCGAAACCATGTGGAAAATCGAGACCGGATTTTATGCGCAGCAGCCGACGCCTCCGGGCGGCTATTTTGAGGTGCCCTACATTCATGAGATCGACTTATTCGACGCGCCAGACTGGGCGAAAAATGCGGTGTTTTATCAAATCATGGTGGACCGCTTCAATAACGGCAACAAGGAGAACGACCATGATTATGTCAGGCCATGGGGTGAAACGCCAGATATTCATTCACATTTTGGCGGCGACATGCAGGGGATATTAGATAAGCTGGATTACATTAGCGATCTGGGCGTAAATGCCATTTATTTGACGCCATTATTCACCTCGCCCTCCAACCATAAATATGATACGGTCGATTATCATACGATTGATCCGCAGTTTGGCGATCTTGAGCTGCTTAAGAAGCTGGTTAACGCGTGCCATAAGCGCAGCATTCGCGTTGTGCTCGATGCGGTGTTCAATCATGTAAGCGAGCAGTTCCCCCATTTTCAGGATGTGCTGCAACACGGAGAAAAGTCCAAATACAAGGACTGGTTCCATCTGAATCATTTTCCGGTAGCTGTTCAGGATGGCAAGGCGAACTATGATACGTTCGGCTTTTATGGCAACATGCCCAAGCTTAACACCGCCAATCCTGAAGTGAAAAAATATTTGCTCGACGTCGCTGTTCACTGGATCCGCGAGGCGGACATTGACGGCTGGCGGCTCGATGTCGCCGACGAAATCGACCATCATTTCTGGCGGGAGTTTCGCGGCGCAGTCAAGGCCGTGAAGCACGACACCTACATTATCGGCGAGGTGTGGGGAGATGCGCTGCGCTGGCTGCAAGGCGACCAATTCGATTCGTCGATGAACTATCCCTTTACGAACAGCGTGCTTGATTTTTTCTCAAGCAGCGGCAGACATGCAGCGGATTTTGCCGAGGAGGTCAACCGGCTGCTCATTCGTTATCCGCAGCAGACGAACGAAGCGCTGCTCAACCTGCTGTCGAGCCATGATATTCCGCGCTCCTTGACCAGAATGGGCGGCGATAAACGGCGGGCGAAGCTGGCAGCCGTGTTTATGATGACGTCGATGGGCGTACCTTGCATTTTCTATGGCGATGAGGTTGGTCTGCAAGGCGGCAGCGACCCGGATTGCCGCAAATGCATGGAGTGGGACGAGGCCAAGCAGGATCGGGATTTGCATGATTTTTATCGAATCATCATTTCGCTCCGCAAAAAGCATGAGGCGCTGCGCTGCGGCCGCTTCCGCTTCTTGCAGGCGAGCAGCGATAACGGCACCTTCGTCTATGAACGGATGAACAATAAGCAGCATTTCACGATTTGGATGAACAATACAGAGGAGGATGTATTTCTCGCCCACCCGATGCTGGCTGGCGGTTGGCGTGATGCTCTTACTGAGGAGGAAGTGGCAACATTCGAGAACCAGCTTCGCATTGAGCTTGAGCCGATGGGCTACCGAATCCTGTACCGTGATATTTAG
- a CDS encoding SDR family NAD(P)-dependent oxidoreductase has translation MMANEQTKTGSGRLAGKAALITGAGSGIGRAAALLFAKEGASLALLDVNKDGLTAVKQEAEAYGSTCATAVTDISSEEAIEAAYKVALDKLGQLDIVYANAGINGSMAPIELMKLEDWSKTININLNGTFLTVKHAIPALKEKGGSILITSSINGNRVFSNIGFSAYSSTKAAQVAFTQMAALELANYRIRVNAICPGSIKTNIDKSTKRSPYLEDVQIPVNFPEGDQPLEKGPGSPEQVAQLALFLGSDDSHHITGTTVYIDGAESLLHG, from the coding sequence ATGATGGCGAATGAACAAACGAAGACAGGCAGCGGCAGACTGGCAGGCAAGGCTGCCCTTATTACCGGAGCCGGCTCCGGTATCGGCCGTGCCGCGGCACTGCTGTTCGCCAAGGAAGGCGCCAGTCTGGCACTGCTTGATGTGAATAAGGACGGGCTCACCGCAGTCAAGCAGGAGGCAGAAGCTTACGGCAGCACCTGTGCAACAGCCGTGACTGATATTTCAAGCGAGGAAGCGATCGAAGCGGCATACAAGGTCGCACTAGACAAGCTGGGCCAGCTCGACATCGTTTATGCCAATGCCGGCATTAATGGCTCCATGGCTCCCATTGAGCTAATGAAGCTGGAGGATTGGAGCAAGACGATCAACATTAACTTGAACGGCACATTTTTGACCGTGAAGCATGCTATTCCGGCGCTCAAGGAAAAGGGCGGCAGCATTTTGATTACGAGCTCCATTAATGGCAACCGCGTCTTCTCGAATATTGGATTCAGCGCATACAGCAGTACCAAGGCAGCACAGGTCGCATTCACGCAGATGGCGGCGCTGGAGCTGGCCAATTACCGCATTCGCGTTAATGCCATTTGTCCCGGCTCGATTAAGACGAATATTGATAAAAGCACGAAACGCTCGCCTTATTTGGAGGACGTACAAATTCCGGTCAACTTTCCTGAAGGCGATCAGCCGCTGGAGAAAGGCCCCGGCTCGCCCGAGCAGGTCGCCCAGCTTGCGCTGTTCCTCGGATCGGATGACTCGCATCATATTACAGGCACAACGGTTTACATTGACGGAGCAGAATCCTTGCTCCACGGCTAG
- a CDS encoding response regulator transcription factor: protein MDKKILVVDDEASIVSAVAYAFRREGYLVETAGDGEEALEKVAVFQPHVIILDVMMPRMNGYEVCRKLENRHGVGIILLTVKNDIVDKVLGLELGADDYMTKPFDLRELVARAKALMRRTQKLAGREEEPDVYELGSIRLHMQQRLITAGGAALELTPKEFDLAALLLSHPERVYTREELLDLVWDMEYAGGTRTVDIHIQRLRKKLGDSSQTLLQTVYGIGYKASRAGASMNANKPGPSGEPS, encoded by the coding sequence CTGGATAAAAAAATATTGGTCGTAGACGATGAAGCGAGTATCGTCAGCGCCGTTGCATACGCGTTCAGACGCGAGGGGTATCTGGTTGAGACGGCTGGAGATGGGGAAGAGGCGCTGGAGAAGGTCGCTGTTTTCCAGCCGCATGTTATTATTTTGGACGTTATGATGCCGCGCATGAACGGCTATGAAGTATGCCGGAAGCTGGAAAATCGTCATGGCGTCGGCATTATTTTGCTCACGGTCAAAAATGATATCGTCGACAAGGTGCTGGGGCTTGAGCTGGGAGCCGACGATTATATGACGAAGCCGTTTGATTTGCGCGAGCTTGTCGCAAGAGCGAAGGCGCTGATGCGCCGTACCCAGAAGCTGGCTGGACGCGAGGAGGAGCCAGATGTGTATGAGCTGGGCAGCATTCGCTTGCATATGCAGCAGCGGCTCATTACAGCAGGCGGTGCTGCGCTTGAGCTGACGCCGAAGGAATTCGATCTCGCAGCGCTGCTGCTATCACATCCCGAACGGGTGTATACCCGTGAGGAGCTGCTTGATCTGGTCTGGGATATGGAATACGCGGGCGGGACGCGCACGGTAGACATTCATATCCAGCGGCTGCGCAAAAAGCTTGGCGATTCAAGCCAGACGCTGCTCCAGACCGTCTATGGCATCGGCTACAAAGCTTCAAGGGCAGGCGCGTCGATGAACGCGAATAAGCCGGGACCATCCGGTGAGCCGTCATGA
- a CDS encoding stalk domain-containing protein, with protein MKMLNTTSTRKSNKSGKAWRGLLAFTLLAAIVWTGGPHSTAIASGQQAAASQLQGQEQKQAVQAVEAAARSFTQIEAAHNYTIALRSDGTVWAWGRNLWGELGLEGNPGFRNTVAPVRYAGLSDIVYIHINKSDQNYMAVKADGTVWTWGHNDSSGQEQNGLRQVAGAAGVAKVVGGYGYDIALLNDGTVSTWTKQQGDTGKLSFGKPAAVKGLNQVVQIAYGYPKAYAVKKDGTVWSWQPVATPREGAETIKPTAPTKLSGLSGVTSIVASNSGVLALDTKGKAWSMDENGKKQALYPILTLKEISGSADSLLLLTTGGEVFAYGQTSTGKQGKVRGLTRIKHIAAGEDHGVAIDEDGKAWGWGHNKFYEAGGPSVRSDGMVYTPMLARPAVDTIINGQWLNSIYPTLPQGETVYVPIKDAAKALGITMNAVVNNEGFRIYTLKYKERFAAFRIGDTEAKAGNVTFELPEAPIVYSGATAVPYQLLEQGLGLTVQWNEQLSQLTISD; from the coding sequence ATGAAGATGCTCAACACAACTTCGACGAGGAAGTCTAACAAGAGCGGAAAGGCTTGGCGAGGCTTGCTGGCGTTTACGCTTCTAGCAGCGATTGTATGGACGGGTGGCCCGCACAGTACAGCGATTGCCAGTGGGCAGCAAGCAGCGGCGAGCCAATTGCAAGGGCAGGAGCAGAAGCAGGCTGTCCAAGCTGTTGAGGCCGCCGCAAGAAGCTTTACGCAAATAGAAGCCGCCCATAACTATACGATTGCGCTGCGCAGCGACGGCACGGTTTGGGCTTGGGGACGCAATTTGTGGGGAGAGCTTGGACTCGAGGGGAATCCAGGCTTCCGCAATACAGTAGCGCCCGTACGTTATGCCGGACTTTCCGATATTGTCTATATTCATATCAATAAGAGTGATCAAAACTATATGGCGGTAAAGGCTGACGGAACCGTCTGGACCTGGGGACACAATGACAGCAGCGGACAAGAGCAAAATGGACTTCGACAGGTGGCGGGTGCTGCTGGCGTAGCGAAGGTGGTAGGCGGTTATGGCTATGATATAGCTTTATTGAACGATGGTACGGTCTCAACATGGACGAAGCAGCAAGGCGATACCGGAAAGCTCAGCTTTGGAAAACCAGCTGCCGTGAAGGGCTTAAATCAAGTCGTGCAGATTGCATACGGCTATCCTAAGGCTTATGCGGTGAAGAAGGATGGAACGGTATGGAGCTGGCAGCCTGTGGCAACACCCCGAGAGGGTGCGGAGACGATTAAGCCTACAGCTCCGACTAAGCTATCCGGCTTGTCTGGCGTAACCTCCATCGTTGCGTCTAACAGTGGTGTGCTGGCATTAGATACGAAAGGAAAGGCGTGGAGTATGGATGAAAATGGCAAAAAACAAGCGCTGTATCCGATACTTACGCTGAAGGAGATAAGCGGCAGTGCGGACAGCCTGCTTTTGCTGACGACAGGTGGCGAGGTTTTTGCTTATGGACAGACCTCAACTGGAAAGCAGGGCAAAGTGCGAGGACTGACACGGATCAAGCATATCGCAGCCGGGGAAGACCACGGCGTTGCCATTGACGAGGATGGCAAGGCATGGGGATGGGGACACAACAAGTTCTATGAAGCGGGCGGACCATCCGTGCGCAGCGATGGCATGGTTTATACGCCTATGCTGGCAAGACCGGCGGTTGATACGATCATAAATGGGCAATGGTTAAACAGCATTTACCCTACACTGCCGCAAGGAGAGACGGTATATGTGCCTATAAAAGATGCGGCTAAAGCATTAGGCATAACGATGAACGCCGTTGTTAATAATGAGGGCTTTAGAATTTATACGCTTAAATACAAGGAACGCTTCGCAGCCTTCCGCATAGGCGATACCGAGGCGAAAGCAGGCAATGTAACGTTTGAGCTGCCAGAGGCTCCAATTGTGTATTCCGGTGCAACGGCCGTTCCTTACCAGTTGCTGGAGCAAGGCTTGGGGCTCACGGTTCAATGGAACGAGCAGCTCAGCCAGCTGACAATTTCGGATTAG
- the glgA gene encoding glycogen synthase GlgA, translating to MNVLFAAAECVPFMKTGGLADVAGSLPEALNEKGADVRVIMPLYASVKDVYRAQMKELGFIYVSVGWRHVYCGIKELVHEGVVYYFIDNEHYFRRGSAYGYGDDGERYAFFCRAVLDALPVMGFIPDVLHCHDWHTGMIPALLKHHYWHRPEYSRVKTVFTIHNLQYQGNYSHHALGDWLGLQNEMFTPDGVEYHGLVSFMKAGIQLADRVTTVSPTYANEIRTAEFGYGMDGTLRAKGERLLGIVNGIDARSYNPETDPCIPFPYKDSLKLKKQNKTALQQELGLPINDAIPLIGMVGRLVDQKGLPLVLEVLDELLQTEDIQLVLLGTGEPELEHAFRAAQHRYPNKMVSWIGFDDGVARRIYAASDMFLMPSLFEPCGISQLLALRYGSLPIVREVGGLKDTVHSYNEWTGEGNGFSFANYNSRDMLNTIRYAIHIWWNDSHRSKLTKAAFAGDYSWGASAKQYMTLYEELSQ from the coding sequence ATGAACGTATTGTTTGCGGCAGCGGAATGCGTGCCATTTATGAAGACGGGCGGCCTTGCTGATGTAGCAGGCTCTCTGCCGGAAGCATTGAATGAGAAGGGCGCGGATGTGCGAGTCATTATGCCGCTTTACGCGTCGGTGAAGGACGTATATCGGGCACAGATGAAGGAGCTTGGATTCATCTATGTATCGGTAGGCTGGCGCCATGTATACTGCGGCATTAAGGAGCTTGTCCATGAAGGCGTCGTTTATTATTTTATCGACAATGAGCATTATTTCCGTAGAGGCTCGGCTTATGGCTATGGGGATGACGGCGAGCGCTATGCTTTTTTCTGCCGGGCGGTGCTAGATGCGCTGCCAGTGATGGGCTTCATCCCGGATGTGCTGCATTGCCATGATTGGCATACGGGCATGATTCCTGCTTTGCTCAAGCATCATTATTGGCATCGGCCGGAATATTCTCGCGTGAAGACAGTATTCACCATTCATAATTTGCAATACCAGGGCAACTATTCTCATCATGCGCTGGGCGATTGGCTGGGCCTGCAAAATGAGATGTTCACACCGGACGGAGTCGAATATCATGGCTTGGTTAGCTTTATGAAGGCGGGCATTCAGCTTGCTGACCGGGTAACGACAGTTAGCCCGACCTATGCCAATGAAATCCGCACAGCTGAATTTGGCTACGGCATGGATGGCACGCTGCGAGCGAAAGGCGAGCGGCTCCTTGGTATTGTTAACGGCATTGATGCGCGCAGCTATAACCCGGAGACCGATCCGTGCATTCCATTCCCATACAAGGACAGCCTCAAGCTGAAAAAGCAAAACAAAACGGCACTCCAACAGGAGCTTGGACTGCCGATCAACGATGCGATTCCCCTCATCGGCATGGTCGGCAGGCTTGTGGATCAGAAAGGGCTGCCGCTTGTGCTGGAGGTGCTGGACGAGCTGCTGCAAACAGAGGATATTCAGCTCGTGCTGCTTGGCACAGGTGAGCCCGAGCTTGAGCACGCTTTCCGCGCCGCTCAGCATCGTTATCCTAACAAAATGGTTTCATGGATCGGCTTTGATGATGGCGTAGCTCGCCGTATATATGCCGCATCCGATATGTTCCTCATGCCGTCGCTATTCGAGCCATGCGGTATCAGCCAGCTTCTGGCGCTGCGTTACGGCAGCTTGCCTATCGTTCGCGAGGTTGGCGGGCTGAAGGACACCGTTCACAGCTACAATGAATGGACGGGAGAAGGCAACGGCTTCTCCTTCGCCAATTATAATAGTCGAGATATGCTGAATACGATTCGCTATGCCATTCATATTTGGTGGAATGATTCTCATCGAAGCAAGCTGACGAAAGCCGCCTTTGCCGGCGATTACAGCTGGGGAGCGTCGGCCAAGCAATACATGACCCTTTATGAAGAGCTGAGTCAATAA
- a CDS encoding glucose-1-phosphate adenylyltransferase, which translates to MHNTDCIAMLLAGGQGSRLAPFTGQMAKPVISFGDRFRMIDFPLSNCINSGIRTIGVLTQYCSDSVHDHIMDGEAWLRSTATKHSGEITMLPATRVSSSGCYTGTADAIARNVAYVDEHHPEHVLVLSGDHIYQMDYRPMLEFHKASKAMATIAVKQVPWREAHRFGIMHTDEQSRIVKFEEKPAAPESNLASMGIYLFRWQDLRSMLLEDAANPQSSHDFGKDIIPAILAAEESLNAYPYEGYWRDVGTVESLWEAHMELLDGEMNLTTEAWPLRSKEVHPVRAPYVSPQAVLSNSIAHPGCTIEGRISRSVLGAGVSIGKGSGIAESIIMPGAKIGRNVRIHRAIIGENAVIHDGAIIGESNHGDIAVVAPGEAIVAQLINSSSRLKALEQLEQYENSATELIGTGEKRFSNSVMHY; encoded by the coding sequence ATGCATAATACCGATTGTATCGCTATGCTGCTAGCTGGAGGACAAGGAAGTCGTTTAGCGCCGTTTACAGGTCAAATGGCCAAGCCCGTCATATCTTTTGGCGATCGCTTCCGCATGATTGATTTCCCATTAAGCAATTGCATTAATTCAGGCATTCGCACCATTGGCGTGCTCACTCAATATTGCTCCGATTCGGTTCACGACCACATTATGGATGGAGAAGCCTGGCTTCGCTCAACCGCGACGAAGCATTCTGGTGAAATTACGATGCTGCCAGCTACTCGTGTATCAAGCTCAGGCTGCTATACGGGAACGGCCGATGCGATTGCGCGCAATGTTGCTTATGTGGACGAGCATCATCCGGAGCATGTGCTTGTTTTATCAGGCGACCACATTTACCAGATGGATTATCGCCCCATGCTGGAATTTCACAAGGCAAGCAAGGCAATGGCCACCATTGCCGTCAAGCAGGTTCCATGGCGTGAGGCTCATCGCTTCGGCATTATGCATACGGATGAGCAGTCACGCATTGTGAAGTTTGAAGAGAAGCCGGCAGCCCCGGAAAGCAATCTGGCTTCTATGGGCATCTATTTATTCCGCTGGCAAGATTTGAGAAGCATGCTGCTGGAGGACGCTGCAAACCCTCAATCAAGCCATGACTTTGGCAAAGATATTATTCCCGCCATTTTGGCCGCAGAGGAAAGCTTGAACGCTTATCCATATGAGGGCTACTGGCGTGATGTCGGCACCGTAGAAAGCCTTTGGGAAGCGCACATGGAGCTGCTTGACGGCGAGATGAATCTAACTACAGAAGCTTGGCCTCTTAGGTCCAAAGAGGTTCATCCCGTACGAGCACCCTATGTCAGCCCGCAAGCCGTGCTGAGCAACAGCATTGCCCACCCTGGCTGCACCATCGAAGGCCGGATTTCACGCTCGGTGCTGGGCGCAGGAGTCAGCATTGGAAAAGGCAGCGGCATCGCCGAAAGCATCATCATGCCCGGTGCAAAAATTGGGCGCAATGTTAGGATTCATCGAGCCATTATTGGCGAAAACGCCGTTATTCATGACGGCGCAATCATCGGGGAGAGCAATCACGGAGACATAGCCGTGGTTGCCCCCGGCGAAGCCATTGTGGCTCAGCTAATAAATAGCAGCAGCAGATTGAAGGCGCTTGAACAATTAGAGCAGTATGAAAATTCTGCGACAGAGCTTATTGGTACTGGAGAAAAACGATTCAGCAATAGCGTCATGCACTATTAA
- a CDS encoding phosphotransferase yields MGGTNVWDAEWEVNEEQVRTLIGRQFPQLSSKQVKRLGWGWDNTVFLIGDEYVFRFPRRTIAVDSIRIEGKLLPKLEAYITIPYPKPLFYGEASDEYPAPFLGYALVQGDFPIGLTEERRALSAETLAKFLRRLHEFPVQAALKCGVQQDHRNLTDIASRKVKMEGFLSKLVEHLSPEELGVIEAYISGLQKDRVQAVNALLHGDLHFKNMLVNENGSVSGIIDWGDLSVGHPACDLSVAYSFLPPYARGVFFEAYGGADEETKLLARLIAVYIPILILMQAVDDGNEAIAAEAKSNIMRALSD; encoded by the coding sequence ATGGGAGGAACGAATGTATGGGATGCGGAGTGGGAGGTTAACGAAGAGCAGGTGCGAACGCTGATCGGAAGACAATTCCCTCAGCTGTCATCGAAGCAAGTGAAGCGATTGGGCTGGGGCTGGGACAATACGGTTTTTCTCATCGGTGACGAGTACGTGTTTCGGTTTCCCAGAAGAACGATTGCAGTTGACTCGATTCGTATAGAAGGGAAGCTGCTGCCGAAGCTGGAGGCATATATAACCATCCCCTATCCTAAACCGTTGTTTTATGGCGAAGCAAGTGACGAATACCCGGCACCATTTCTTGGCTATGCCCTCGTGCAGGGAGATTTCCCAATCGGTTTGACGGAAGAACGCCGAGCTTTATCGGCAGAGACGCTGGCGAAATTTTTGCGGAGATTGCATGAGTTTCCAGTGCAGGCGGCGCTGAAGTGCGGAGTTCAGCAAGATCATCGAAACTTGACGGACATAGCATCGCGCAAAGTGAAAATGGAGGGCTTTCTATCGAAGCTGGTTGAACACTTGTCGCCGGAGGAGCTCGGTGTAATCGAAGCGTATATTAGCGGGCTGCAAAAGGACCGTGTCCAGGCGGTGAATGCACTGCTGCATGGCGATCTTCATTTCAAAAATATGCTTGTGAATGAGAACGGGAGCGTTTCCGGCATCATTGATTGGGGCGATCTGAGCGTGGGCCATCCAGCTTGCGATTTGAGCGTTGCTTATAGCTTTTTACCACCTTACGCTCGCGGCGTGTTTTTCGAAGCGTACGGAGGAGCGGACGAGGAAACGAAGCTGCTGGCGCGGCTGATCGCGGTATACATCCCCATACTAATCTTAATGCAAGCGGTCGACGACGGGAATGAAGCGATTGCGGCAGAGGCGAAATCCAACATCATGCGGGCACTGTCGGATTAG